The following are encoded in a window of Pseudomonas multiresinivorans genomic DNA:
- a CDS encoding LysR family transcriptional regulator, with translation MDRFDAMQAFARVVETGSFTKAADTLHMSRTSVTQLIQQLEARLRVRLLNRTTRKLNLTADGAAYYERVVRLLADMDDAETSLSSAAALPRGRLRVDVPSPLARILLIPALPGFHARYPDIQIDLGVSDRMVDLIDEKVDCVVRGGELTDQSLMARRVGDLQLGVFAAPSYLQRAGVPEHPRDLENSQQRIVGYLWARTGKPLSYALHKAGETVQVQGRPVLTVDDGNAYLAAGIAGMGVLWLPRYMADEAVARGELVELFAGWTMETMPLFVAFPPNRHVSAKLRVFIDWIVELMARHAPVVQPQL, from the coding sequence ATGGACCGTTTCGATGCGATGCAAGCCTTCGCCCGCGTGGTGGAAACCGGCAGCTTCACCAAGGCCGCCGACACCCTGCACATGAGCCGCACCAGCGTGACCCAGCTGATCCAGCAGTTGGAGGCGCGCCTGCGTGTGCGACTGCTCAACCGCACCACGCGCAAGCTCAATCTCACCGCCGACGGCGCTGCGTACTACGAGCGCGTGGTGCGCCTGCTGGCGGACATGGACGACGCCGAGACCAGCCTCTCCAGCGCCGCCGCCCTGCCCCGCGGGCGGCTAAGGGTGGACGTACCCAGCCCGCTGGCGCGTATCCTGCTGATCCCCGCGCTGCCGGGCTTCCACGCTCGCTACCCGGACATCCAGATCGACCTGGGCGTCAGCGACCGCATGGTCGACCTCATCGATGAGAAGGTGGATTGCGTGGTGCGCGGTGGCGAACTCACCGACCAGTCGCTGATGGCCCGGCGCGTCGGCGACCTGCAGTTGGGGGTCTTCGCCGCGCCTTCCTACCTGCAGCGCGCCGGAGTGCCGGAGCACCCGCGTGACCTGGAGAACAGCCAGCAGCGCATCGTCGGTTACCTCTGGGCGCGCACCGGCAAGCCGTTGTCGTACGCGCTGCACAAGGCGGGAGAGACCGTGCAGGTCCAGGGGCGGCCGGTGCTGACCGTGGACGACGGCAACGCCTACCTCGCCGCCGGTATCGCCGGCATGGGTGTGCTCTGGCTGCCGCGCTACATGGCCGACGAGGCCGTGGCGCGCGGCGAACTGGTGGAGCTGTTCGCCGGCTGGACGATGGAAACGATGCCGCTCTTCGTGGCTTTCCCGCCCAACCGCCACGTCAGCGCGAAGCTGAGGGTGTTCATCGACTGGATCGTCGAGCTGATGGCGCGGC
- a CDS encoding RidA family protein codes for MSTRDVVFPSGRQDLYERNRYSPAIRSNGLLFVSGQVGSREDGSPEVGLDAQVRRAFANLNAVLDAAGCSFDDVMDVTIFLVDPQANFERAWQVAADYWGAAPYPTVTAVGVTWLYGFDFEIKVIARLPRD; via the coding sequence ATGAGTACACGTGACGTGGTTTTCCCTTCCGGCCGCCAGGATCTTTATGAACGCAACCGCTATTCCCCGGCGATCCGCAGCAACGGCCTGCTGTTCGTCTCAGGCCAGGTTGGCAGCCGCGAGGACGGTTCGCCCGAGGTCGGGCTGGATGCCCAGGTGCGGCGCGCCTTCGCAAACCTCAACGCGGTCCTCGACGCCGCCGGTTGCAGCTTCGATGACGTGATGGACGTGACGATCTTCCTGGTCGACCCCCAGGCGAATTTCGAGCGCGCCTGGCAGGTCGCCGCCGACTATTGGGGCGCGGCACCCTATCCGACGGTGACGGCGGTGGGCGTGACCTGGCTCTACGGCTTCGATTTCGAGATCAAGGTGATCGCGCGCCTGCCACGGGACTGA
- a CDS encoding GNAT family N-acetyltransferase — protein sequence MTAPTFRTAVPADTDRCFAIETTAYEGDEAATHEKIATRIAQYPEGFLIMELEGEIIGFINSGCAFDVVMSDEEFKELIGHDPAAPNVVVMSVVIDPAQQGKGYASLLMRTFVERMAGLGKRTIHLMCKDRHVPLYERFGYRYVKPSASDHGGMAWHEMVMELPAA from the coding sequence ATGACCGCGCCGACCTTCCGCACCGCCGTTCCCGCCGACACCGACCGTTGCTTCGCGATCGAAACCACCGCCTATGAAGGCGACGAGGCGGCGACGCACGAGAAGATAGCCACGCGCATCGCCCAGTATCCCGAAGGCTTCCTGATCATGGAGCTGGAAGGCGAGATCATCGGCTTCATCAACAGCGGCTGCGCGTTCGACGTGGTGATGTCCGACGAGGAGTTCAAGGAGCTCATCGGCCACGATCCGGCGGCGCCCAACGTGGTGGTCATGTCGGTGGTGATCGACCCGGCGCAGCAGGGCAAAGGCTATGCGTCGCTGCTGATGCGCACCTTCGTCGAACGCATGGCCGGCCTGGGCAAGCGCACCATCCACCTGATGTGCAAGGACCGCCACGTGCCGCTCTACGAGCGCTTCGGCTATCGCTACGTCAAGCCGTCGGCGTCCGACCACGGCGGCATGGCGT